A stretch of Atribacterota bacterium DNA encodes these proteins:
- a CDS encoding DUF5698 domain-containing protein, whose amino-acid sequence MTDILNEIQNLNPFIFALIIFIFRIIDVSLGTFRVQMIVSRKKLLAAVVGFIEVFIFIFIISKVIQDIGNWMNVLAYCGGFAAGNIMGITITEKTSQEMISVGIISKKHWPEIEQRLREEGFGVTRNLGYGLQGELQVLRIITQRSLFPKIRDVALEYDPKAFITSYLIVGRSGGYIYNVKSKI is encoded by the coding sequence ATGACTGATATCTTAAATGAAATACAAAATCTAAATCCTTTTATTTTTGCTTTAATAATATTCATTTTTAGAATTATTGATGTTTCACTGGGGACTTTTCGTGTTCAGATGATTGTTAGTCGGAAAAAATTATTAGCTGCAGTTGTAGGTTTTATAGAAGTATTTATTTTCATCTTCATTATATCCAAAGTCATTCAGGATATAGGCAATTGGATGAATGTCCTGGCCTACTGTGGAGGTTTTGCTGCCGGAAATATCATGGGCATTACTATTACTGAGAAGACTTCGCAGGAGATGATTTCGGTGGGAATAATCTCCAAAAAACATTGGCCAGAAATTGAACAGCGTCTTCGCGAAGAAGGATTTGGGGTTACCCGCAATCTTGGCTATGGATTGCAAGGAGAATTACAGGTTTTACGGATTATAACCCAGCGCAGCTTATTTCCCAAGATTCGTGATGTAGCTCTGGAATATGATCCCAAGGCTTTTATCACTTCTTATCTTATTGTGGGTAGAT